Proteins encoded by one window of Haematobia irritans isolate KBUSLIRL chromosome 2, ASM5000362v1, whole genome shotgun sequence:
- the Cyp310a1 gene encoding cytochrome P450 310a1: MWLLIPILAYCVIFLYIRHIYSYWRRKGFPHEKSGVHWSFIRAIYNREFHYSEAINSFYRTGKERFVGIYCFFRPVLMIRDLTLARTLLENQGGHFNDTKWDYVKSYRKYNLLEKLSPIFAMSRLEAVFRNIEKVGENMVNHLNLGPMASGSSILADVCCVDMQQLLRIYSVNIIANLIYGLDIDVFKQSDSVFRHYADNSLHKSGFNSYTFNRLPKKSSLTYRLRDIVRKSVELREEGGTIRKDLLQLLVKFRNGNDIEIKDKLNWHIEIVFEREKVLSIKKMARINEYLLECGMGTVASTAVFTLYELLMQPDLMEKVRGEMKKVQASDTAVDKQKSIYDQLKQMKFLDLCIQETIRKYPSVPTIERTCRKPYPIPNSKHILSEGKSFIVPLLAIQRDEKYFQDPLQYKPQRFLKDTNGNKGENFIGFGLGAKTCIAHNFVKLVVKYVLTTLLFNYHMELVPTDNFDICYDDTPFIKSVHGLKVKLRPAKIKFEI; encoded by the exons ATGTGGCTTCTAATTCCCATATTGGCATACTGTGTGATCTTCCTCTACATCAGACACATCTACAGTTATTGGCGCCGCAAAGGGTTTCCCCATGAGAAATCCGGTGTTCACTGGTCTTTCATACGAGCCATCTATAATCGTGAGTTCCACTATAGTGAGGCCATCAATAGTTTCTATCGAACGGGCAAAGAGCGTTTTGTGGGAATCTATTGTTTTTTTCGTCCCGTTCTTATGATCCGGGATTTGACCTTGGCCCGTACATTGTTGGAGAATCAAGGTGGCCATTTTAACGATACCAAATGGGATTATGTGAAGAGTTATCGTAAATACAATCTACTGGAGAAATTATCACCGATATTTGCCATGAGTCGTTTGGAGGCTGTCTTTCGTAATATCGAAAAAGTCGGTGAGAATATGGTGAATCATTTGAACTTGGGACCTATGGCTAGTGGTAGTAGCATTTTGGCAGATGTCTGTTGTGTTGATATGCAGCAATTGTTGAGAAT ttaCTCTGTAAACATTATCGCCAATCTTATCTACGGTCTGGACATTGATGTTTTCAAACAATCCGATTCAGTTTTCCGTCATTATGCCGACAATTCTTTACACAAATCTGGATTTAATTCATA CACCTTCAATCGCCTGCCAAAAAAATCATCCCTTACCTATCGCCTACGGGATATTGTTCGCAAAAGTGTTGAGTTGCGTGAAGAAGGTGGGACAATACGCAAAGATTTACTCCAACTATTGGTGAAGTTTCGTAATGGCAACGATATTGAGATTAAGGATAAACTCAATTGGCACATAGAAATCGTATTCGAAAGAGAAAAAGTTCTATCGATTAAGAAAATGGCACGCATCAATGAATATTTGCTGGAATGTGGTATGGGAACTGTGGCCTCAACAGCGGTATTTACCCTCTATGAGTTACTAATGCAACCTGATCTAATGGAAAAAGTGCGAGGGGAAATGAAAAAGGTCCAGGCCTCAGATACGGCAGTcgataaacaaaaatctatctatgatcaattgaaacaaatgaaatttttggatttATGTATACAAG AAACTATACGCAAATATCCCAGTGTCCCTACCATAGAACGCACTTGCCGCAAACCCTATCCCATACCAAATAGCAAACATATCTTGAGTGAGGGTAAATCGTTTATAGTGCCCCTTTTGGCCATACAAAGAGATGAGAAATATTTCCAGGATCCTTTGCAATATAAACCCCAAAGATTTCTCAAGGATACCAATGGTAAtaaaggagaaaatttcatagggtTTGGTTTGGGGGCGAAGACATGTATTG ctcacaattttgttaaattagttGTTAAATATGTTTTAACCACACTCTTGTTCAACTATCATATGGAATTGGTGCCTACCGATAATTTTGATATTTGCTATGATGACACACCCTTTATAAAATCGGTACATGGTCTTAAAGTAAAGTTAAGgccagcaaaaataaaatttgaaatttaa